One region of Agelaius phoeniceus isolate bAgePho1 chromosome W unlocalized genomic scaffold, bAgePho1.hap1 SUPER_W_unloc_1, whole genome shotgun sequence genomic DNA includes:
- the LOC143692419 gene encoding serine/threonine-protein kinase pim-1-like gives MPIDKSGPDGSRAPLEIVLQAKVSTGFPGVVQLLEWLELPEHIVMVLERPERCQDLQRFIGAPRFLPEEEARALFRQVLEAVRHCTSCGVLHRDIKPENILLDLHTGKAKLIDFGCGTYLQDTAYTHFAGEPT, from the exons ATGCCCAtagacaaaagtggg cccgacggcagcagggcccctctGGAGATCGTGCTtcaggccaaggtgtccactggcttccctggtgtggtgcagctgctggagtggcttgagCTCCCCGAAcacatcgtgatggtgctggagcggccagagcggtgtcaggacctgcagcgtttcattggggcaccgcggttcctgcccgaggaggaggcgcgggcgctgttccgccaggtgctggaggccgtgcggcactgcaccagctgcggggtcctgcaccgcgacatcaagcccgagaacatcctgctcgacctgcacaccgggaaggccaaactgattgactttggctgtggcacctacctgcaagacacagcctacacccactttgcaggtgagcccacgtaa